The nucleotide sequence ATCATGGCCCGCTTGGGGTCCCTATAGTTCGTGATTTTGGCGGACAATCGAGCCCATGCCGATATAAGTGGAGGTTTGAGGTGATCGTTCAGAATGTCGTGCTAACCGCTCAGTGGACCTCGGCGATCTTGCAGGTCCATCCAGATCCCTTGGCGAGCAATGGAAGACTGTTTTTGACATATCGTTAGCAAATAATCCAATCAAAATCCCATATATGAAGAACGCAACATACCTAGCTCCCAAGCACCAACCAAGCTCGTTGCCCTTGATCTTCTTGGCGACCTTGACCTCGCGGTCGATGGGCATCTCGTATCCAGTGTGGACGAGGGCGAGCATAAAGTTGAGGTCGAGGCAGTACTCCGGACGGCCCTCAAGCTCTTCCAGGGCGCCCTTGACGCCCGAGAAGACGCCCCAGGACTCCTTGCCACCGCAGACCTGCTCGGCCAGGTCGCGCATCTCCTTGAGAGAGAAGGACTCGGGCATACCGAGGGCCTCGGCACGGTCGGTGAAGTAGGAGAGGAAGTACATGTCTTCCTTGGCAAAGGTCTTTGCGATGGAGGGCTGGTGGACACCGTTGAAGGAGCAAGGGGCGAGCTTGCACTCGGCGTCCTTCTTGAGGATCTTCTCGGCCAGGGCGCGGCACTGAGCGGGCGCTCCGGACTTAGGACCGGTCATGTTGATCTCCATCTCCTTGCCGAGCGGGTGGCCCTCGCCAAACTTGACCTTGATGGTCTTGGTCATTCCGGCGCCAAAGCAGGGGTTGACGACAGGGGCGTTGAGCCACGACTTGTCCCCCTTCTTGGACGAGTAGATCTCGTCGATCAGGGCCTTGAAGATGGCCTCGCGGGCGCTCATCAGGCCGTATCCCAGGTGGCTGTGCTGGTAGAGCTCAAAATGGCGGCCGCCAAACTGCAGCTCGTACTTGTGGTCGCCCTCGGCCAGCTTGGTAGGCATGCCGCCGTTGGGGGCGCCCTTGAAGGTGGGCTCGAAGACGATCTGGGTggagccgccgccgaggtcgaGGACCGCAGCCGTCTCGCTCTTGTCGGGGCCACCGATCTTGCCGAGCAGGTAGTTGACGGTGACCCAGGCGTAGATGGCCTCATCCTTGCCGTCCATAATAGAGACGCCCGACTGGTCAGCCACGACGGGGAAGGGGTAGTCGTTCTCGAGGTGGCGGCGCACGGCCTCGAGGATCTTGCCGCTCTTGACGTCGCCGAGCAGACGCAGACCGGCCGTGGCCTTGACGGCAACGGGGGTACAGGATCGGAGCTTCTCGGGGACCTCCTTGACGGCCGCCTCCATCAGGACATCGAGCGACTTTGCGGCGGCCTCAGGGTCGTCGGGGTAGGCGCTCAGACCGCTGCCGCCCTCGCGCTTTTCGGTCTGCTTGAAGACCTCATTCTCGAGCTCGGGGGCGGCACCGCAGTTGTTGAACTTGTAGACGTGGATGCGCGAGCCGGTGCTGCCGGCGTCGATCATGAGAACATATTGAACGATGGGCTTATCCTTGGAGAAGGATCGAGTGCACTTGTCGGTGCCATAAGAGGCGTCGGCGGGGGCCTGGCCTGAGTTG is from Pyricularia oryzae 70-15 chromosome 2, whole genome shotgun sequence and encodes:
- a CDS encoding guanosine-diphosphatase, with product MRRTSVSLPTNNKVARDPYEKRARYEANQREVGLFEKITEAMSQARQTRWFKTLAVLVVILFLFFFLSPSGGVDLYKSGVPSAASPNSGQAPADASYGTDKCTRSFSKDKPIVQYVLMIDAGSTGSRIHVYKFNNCGAAPELENEVFKQTEKREGGSGLSAYPDDPEAAAKSLDVLMEAAVKEVPEKLRSCTPVAVKATAGLRLLGDVKSGKILEAVRRHLENDYPFPVVADQSGVSIMDGKDEAIYAWVTVNYLLGKIGGPDKSETAAVLDLGGGSTQIVFEPTFKGAPNGGMPTKLAEGDHKYELQFGGRHFELYQHSHLGYGLMSAREAIFKALIDEIYSSKKGDKSWLNAPVVNPCFGAGMTKTIKVKFGEGHPLGKEMEINMTGPKSGAPAQCRALAEKILKKDAECKLAPCSFNGVHQPSIAKTFAKEDMYFLSYFTDRAEALGMPESFSLKEMRDLAEQVCGGKESWGVFSGVKGALEELEGRPEYCLDLNFMLALVHTGYEMPIDREVKVAKKIKGNELGWCLGASLPLLAKGSGWTCKIAEVH